One Deinococcus sp. LM3 genomic region harbors:
- the glgC gene encoding glucose-1-phosphate adenylyltransferase produces the protein MKPRVLGMILAGGQGSRLAPLTQKRSKPAVPFGSKYRIIDFAINNFINSGVFSVYVLTQYKAQSLTEHIQRGWRFGTFLSDYFITLVPAQMYRIEELGPVWYRGTADAVYQNMHLIDNYEADYVAIFSGDHIYKMNVEHMLQKHIETRADVSIAAYPMPQEQAHQFGIMHIDANWRVTDFLEKPKDPPSIPGQPGISLTSMGNYIFSRRALEELLETNMGGGESGFDFGGDVIPRALSDGYNVMAYDFHRNPIPGQAGPNTYWRDVGTLDAYYEANMDLVSINPEFDIYNPEWTLRTSSEFSPPAKFVHESDGRKGQAFNTIMAGGAIISGGTVRDSILARNVRTHSYSLVESSVLFEDVEVGRHAHLRRCIVDKNVTIPPGTKIGLDLEEDRARGFTVTDNGVVVVPKGYTF, from the coding sequence ATGAAACCACGGGTTCTCGGCATGATTCTCGCGGGCGGACAGGGTTCCCGCCTCGCGCCACTGACTCAGAAGCGCAGCAAGCCCGCCGTTCCCTTCGGCAGCAAGTACCGCATCATCGATTTCGCCATCAACAACTTCATCAACTCGGGCGTGTTCTCGGTGTACGTGCTCACGCAGTACAAGGCGCAGAGCCTCACCGAGCACATCCAGCGCGGCTGGCGGTTCGGGACGTTCCTCAGCGATTACTTCATCACGCTGGTGCCCGCGCAGATGTACCGCATCGAGGAACTCGGCCCGGTGTGGTACCGCGGCACCGCCGACGCCGTGTACCAGAACATGCACCTGATCGACAACTACGAGGCGGACTACGTCGCGATCTTCAGCGGTGATCACATCTACAAGATGAACGTGGAACACATGCTGCAAAAGCACATCGAGACGCGCGCCGACGTGAGCATCGCCGCGTACCCCATGCCGCAGGAACAGGCGCACCAGTTCGGGATCATGCACATCGACGCGAACTGGCGCGTCACGGACTTCCTGGAGAAACCCAAGGATCCGCCCAGCATTCCCGGCCAGCCCGGCATCAGCCTGACCAGCATGGGCAACTACATCTTCTCGCGCCGCGCGCTGGAAGAACTGCTCGAGACGAACATGGGCGGCGGCGAGAGCGGCTTCGACTTCGGCGGTGACGTGATCCCCCGCGCCCTGAGCGACGGTTACAACGTCATGGCGTACGACTTCCACCGCAACCCCATCCCCGGTCAGGCCGGCCCAAACACCTACTGGCGCGACGTGGGTACGCTGGACGCCTACTACGAGGCGAACATGGACCTCGTGAGCATCAACCCGGAGTTCGACATCTACAACCCGGAATGGACCCTGCGCACCAGCAGCGAATTCTCCCCGCCCGCCAAGTTCGTGCATGAAAGCGACGGCCGCAAGGGGCAGGCGTTCAACACCATCATGGCCGGCGGGGCGATCATCAGCGGCGGCACCGTCCGCGACTCCATCCTGGCGCGCAACGTCCGCACGCACTCGTACTCGCTGGTGGAAAGCAGCGTGCTGTTCGAGGACGTCGAGGTGGGGCGGCACGCGCACCTGCGCCGCTGCATCGTGGACAAGAACGTCACCATTCCGCCCGGCACCAAGATCGGCCTGGATCTCGAAGAGGACCGCGCGCGCGGCTTCACGGTCACCGACAACGGCGTCGTGGTCGTCCCGAAAGGCTACACCTTCTGA
- a CDS encoding Hsp20/alpha crystallin family protein: MNEPVLARLQHLMTLREEVETLTGTGPWIPSADWADADTHLILYLDVPGVNPDTLELLEEDDTVTVAGQRDETHRLLRGERPAGTFRRTLTFPEDVLPQTGQASLAGGVLCVRFEKKHPTINVQSSDAPDDQD, translated from the coding sequence ATGAACGAGCCCGTGCTGGCGCGACTGCAACACCTCATGACCCTCCGCGAGGAGGTCGAAACCCTGACCGGAACCGGACCCTGGATTCCCAGCGCCGACTGGGCAGACGCCGACACGCACCTGATCCTGTACCTCGACGTGCCCGGCGTGAACCCCGACACCCTCGAACTGCTCGAGGAGGACGACACCGTCACGGTCGCCGGTCAGCGCGACGAAACACACCGACTGCTGCGCGGCGAACGCCCCGCCGGCACGTTCCGCCGCACCCTCACCTTCCCCGAAGACGTCCTGCCGCAGACCGGACAGGCCAGCCTCGCAGGCGGGGTCCTGTGCGTCCGCTTCGAGAAGAAACACCCCACCATCAACGTGCAGTCCAGCGACGCCCCCGACGACCAGGACTGA
- the miaA gene encoding tRNA (adenosine(37)-N6)-dimethylallyltransferase MiaA → MQSSIPILTAPTAAGKSALALELAREYPLEIVSADAFTVYRGLDIGTAKPGVQDREAAPHHLLDVADVTEPFDVARFVELAGEAIAGILARGRVPLVVGGTGFYLAALTRGLPLTPPSDAALRAEVEAELAARGLDALLADMQALNPAEAARMERNPRRVVRAVEVYRQTGRFPGEFGRSEPRFTFDVTAFTRDPAELEGRMAGRVQAMFRAGWADEAAWLAAQVSPDAGPRPTVWQALGYREALGVARGSLGVAEAAAQVTLATRQYARRQLTFTRTQLRAPVLSPGEARRHLRARLSR, encoded by the coding sequence GTGCAGAGTTCCATTCCGATCCTGACGGCGCCCACGGCGGCCGGTAAGTCTGCCCTGGCGTTGGAACTGGCCCGTGAGTACCCGCTGGAGATCGTGTCGGCCGATGCGTTCACGGTGTACCGGGGGCTGGATATCGGCACGGCCAAGCCCGGCGTGCAGGACCGGGAGGCCGCGCCGCACCACCTGCTGGACGTGGCGGACGTGACCGAGCCGTTCGACGTGGCGCGCTTCGTGGAGCTGGCCGGGGAGGCCATCGCCGGGATTCTCGCGCGGGGACGGGTGCCGCTGGTGGTGGGCGGAACCGGGTTTTACCTCGCGGCCCTGACGCGCGGCCTGCCGCTCACGCCGCCCAGTGACGCGGCGCTGCGGGCCGAGGTGGAAGCCGAACTGGCAGCGCGGGGCCTGGACGCCCTGCTGGCCGACATGCAGGCGCTGAATCCGGCCGAGGCGGCGCGGATGGAACGCAATCCGCGCCGGGTCGTGCGGGCCGTGGAGGTGTACCGGCAGACCGGGCGGTTTCCGGGCGAGTTCGGCCGCAGCGAACCGCGGTTCACGTTCGACGTGACGGCGTTCACGCGTGATCCGGCGGAGCTGGAGGGCCGGATGGCCGGGCGGGTGCAGGCCATGTTCCGTGCCGGGTGGGCGGACGAGGCGGCGTGGCTGGCGGCGCAGGTGTCACCGGACGCCGGGCCGCGTCCGACCGTCTGGCAGGCGCTCGGGTACCGGGAGGCGCTGGGCGTGGCGCGCGGTTCGCTGGGCGTGGCGGAGGCGGCGGCGCAGGTGACGCTCGCCACCCGGCAGTACGCGCGGCGGCAGCTCACGTTCACGCGGACGCAGCTGCGCGCGCCGGTATTAAGTCCTGGTGAAGCGCGGCGGCACTTGCGGGCGCGGCTGTCCCGCTAA